A single Candidatus Niyogibacteria bacterium DNA region contains:
- a CDS encoding acetyl-CoA C-acyltransferase has product MKKVVIVSAVRTPVGKVNGKLSQIPATKLGAIVIEEAVRRANLKNKNIDEVIMGNVLPLGLGQNPARQAMLLAGLSVETAAFTINKVCGSGLMAVMLGVRNIMSGEAEIVVAGGMENMSIASRTDHMNHDGLWDTPNDCHMGLLAEFVAEEYRITRNEANKFAVQSYQKALRAINDGKFKEEIVPIGDFDKDEVPRETTMGDLIRLQSAFKDWGQVTAGNASKNSDGAATVVLMTEEKAQKLGIEPLARIVAQGTSGVNPKYALIAPIFCIPKTLKKAGLDEKYIDLHEINEAFSTTTVAVVKKLGIDEKKVNVRGGAVALGHPIGASGARILVTLLYAIRDYGVKTGMASLCIGGGEAVSLIVERP; this is encoded by the coding sequence ATGAAAAAAGTGGTAATTGTCAGCGCGGTCAGGACACCTGTCGGAAAGGTTAATGGAAAGTTAAGTCAGATTCCGGCGACCAAACTTGGCGCGATTGTTATTGAGGAAGCCGTCAGAAGGGCAAATTTAAAAAATAAAAACATTGATGAAGTCATCATGGGTAATGTTTTGCCATTGGGCTTAGGCCAGAATCCGGCAAGGCAAGCTATGCTTCTGGCCGGATTATCCGTTGAGACCGCTGCTTTCACTATCAATAAAGTTTGCGGTTCAGGTTTAATGGCGGTGATGCTGGGAGTAAGAAACATAATGTCCGGCGAAGCGGAGATTGTGGTAGCCGGAGGGATGGAAAATATGAGCATTGCTTCTCGCACTGATCATATGAATCATGACGGACTTTGGGATACTCCCAATGATTGCCACATGGGTTTATTAGCTGAATTTGTGGCTGAAGAGTATCGTATAACCAGAAACGAGGCGAATAAATTTGCGGTCCAATCTTATCAAAAAGCGTTAAGAGCGATTAATGACGGCAAGTTTAAAGAAGAGATTGTTCCAATCGGCGATTTTGATAAAGATGAAGTCCCGAGAGAAACAACTATGGGAGATTTAATTCGGTTACAGTCGGCTTTTAAAGATTGGGGCCAGGTAACTGCCGGTAATGCTTCTAAAAATTCCGACGGGGCGGCGACCGTTGTATTAATGACAGAGGAAAAAGCCCAAAAACTCGGCATAGAACCTTTAGCCAGGATTGTGGCTCAAGGAACATCGGGAGTTAATCCCAAGTATGCGTTAATAGCTCCGATTTTTTGTATTCCAAAAACTTTAAAAAAAGCCGGACTGGATGAAAAATATATTGATCTCCATGAGATAAATGAAGCGTTTTCTACTACCACGGTTGCGGTAGTCAAGAAACTTGGGATAGATGAAAAAAAAGTGAATGTTAGAGGCGGGGCCGTTGCTTTGGGCCATCCGATCGGCGCTTCCGGCGCAAGAATTTTGGTGACGCTTCTATACGCAATAAGAGATTATGGCGTCAAAACAGGTATGGCTTCTTTATGCATTGGCGGCGGCGAAGCCGTATCTTTGATAGTTGAAAGACCTTAA